One genomic segment of Myxocyprinus asiaticus isolate MX2 ecotype Aquarium Trade chromosome 14, UBuf_Myxa_2, whole genome shotgun sequence includes these proteins:
- the LOC127452317 gene encoding histone acetyltransferase KAT7-like isoform X4: MPRRKRNAGSSSDGTEDSDFSAEHTDSSESDAHTIRNTRLTRSSLRLIRNSQDSKHGVDHDESPPRTPTGNAHSSESDIDMSSPNVSHDESLAKELSLKECGLAHRPKRRRFHESYNFNMKCPTPGCNSLGHLTGKHERHFSISGCPLYHNLSADECKVKASSRDKHVEERTLSQRQDENRHSARQQAQLERQLRYKEKVTEMRRKRNSVPLKEQKDKHMEHRQTHGSSREPLLENITSDYDLELFKKAQARASDDLEKLRLQGQVTEGGNMIKTIVFGRYELDTWYHSPYPEEYARLGRLYMCEFCLKYMKSQTILRRHMAKCVWKHPPGDEIYRKGAISVFEVDGKKNKIYCQNLCLLAKLFLDHKTLYYDVEPFLFYVMTEADNTGCHLVGYFSKEKNSFLNYNVSCILTMPQYMRQGYGKMLIDFSYLLSKVEEKVGSPERPLSDLGLISYRSYWKEVLLRYLHDFQGKEISIKEISQETAVNPVDIVSTLQSLQMLKYWKGKHLILKRQDLIDDWKTKEDKRGSNKTIDPVALKWSPPKGT; the protein is encoded by the exons AGAAATGCTGGTAGTAGCTCTGATGGTACAGAGGATTCAGACTTCTCTGCTGAGCACACAGACAGCTCTGAGAGTGATGCCCACACAATCAGGAATACCCGCCTGACTCGCTCCTCACTGCGACTCATCCGCAACTCACAAG ACAGTAAACATGGGGTCGACCACGATGAGTCCCCACCTAGAACACCCACAGGCAACGCTCATTCCTCTGAGTCAGACATTGACATGTCCAGCCCAAATGTGTCTCATGATGAGAGTTTGGCAAAGGAGTTGTCACTAAAAGAATGTGGCCTCGCTCACCGTCCTAAACGCCGCCGCTTTCATGAGAGCTACAACTTCAACATGAAGTGTCCTACACCTGGTTGTAACTCACTTG GACATTTGACAGGGAAACATGAAAGGCACTTTTCAATATCTGGATGTCCGCTGTACCATAACCTTTCAGCAGATGAGTGTAAG GTGAAGGCAAGCTCTCGTGACAAACATGTGGAGGAAAGGACACTGTCACAACGGCAGGATGAGAACCGACATTCTGCTCGGCAACAG GCCCAATTAGAGCGACAGCTGCGGTATAAGGAAAAGGTGACAGAAATGAGGAGGAAGAGAAATTCTGTTCCTCTTAAAGAGCAAAAAGATAAGCACATG GAGCACAGGCAGACCCATGGCAGCAGTCGTGAGCCCCTGCTTGAGAACATCACAAGTGACTATGACCTGGAGCTCTTTAAAAAAGCCCAGGCACGTGCCTCGGATGATCTT GAAAAACTCAGGCTCCAGGGACAGGTCACAGAAGGGGGCAACATGATCAAGACCATTGTGTTTGGTCGCTATGAGCTGGATACCTGGTACCACTCGCCATACCCTGAAGAGTATGCTCGACTTGGCCGTCTCTACATGTGCGAGTTCTGCCTCAAATACATGAAGAGTCAGACCATTCTGCGACGTCACATG GCCAAATGTGTGTGGAAACACCCACCAGGTGACGAGATTTACAGAAAAGGGGCGATATCTGTTTTTGAAGTGGACGGCAAGAAGAACAAG ATTTATTGCCAAAATCTATGTCTGCTGGCCAAGCTCTTCCTGGACCACAAAACATTATACTACGACGTGGAGCCTTTCCTATTTTATGTGATGACTGAAGCTGACAATACTGGCTGTCACCTTGTTGGATACTTCTCCAAG GAAAAGAATTCATTCCTGAACTACAATGTCTCCTGCATCCTGACTATGCCACAGTATATGAGGCAGGGTTATGGCAAGATGCTGATTGATTTCA GTTATCTACTGTCCAAAGTGGAAGAGAAGGTTGGCTCCCCTGAGCGCCCTCTCTCTGACCTGGGCCTCATCAGCTACAGAAGCTACTGGAAAGAAGTGCTCCTGCGCTACCTACACGACTTCCAGGGCAAAGAAATCTCCATTAAAG AAATCAGTCAAGAAACAGCTGTCAATCCTGTAGACATTGTCAGCACTTTACAGTCTCTCCAAATGCTGAAGTACTGGAAAGGGAAGCACTTGATCTTAAAAAGACAG GATCTGATTGATGATTGGAAAACCAAAGAGGACAAACGTGGAAGCAACAAGACTATTGACCCTGTGGCCTTGAAGTGGAGCCCACCCAAAGGAACTTAA
- the LOC127452317 gene encoding histone acetyltransferase KAT7-like isoform X3 yields the protein MPRRKRNAGSSSDGTEDSDFSAEHTDSSESDAHTIRNTRLTRSSLRLIRNSQDSSPVGDASAPVSEEVVNFSTRRVTRSQQQGVTVSPKKYPLRQSRSSGSDMEQHGEISERDSKHGVDHDESPPRTPTGNAHSSESDIDMSSPNVSHDESLAKELSLKECGLAHRPKRRRFHESYNFNMKCPTPGCNSLGHLTGKHERHFSISGCPLYHNLSADECKVKASSRDKHVEERTLSQRQDENRHSARQQAQLERQLRYKEKVTEMRRKRNSVPLKEQKDKHMEKLRLQGQVTEGGNMIKTIVFGRYELDTWYHSPYPEEYARLGRLYMCEFCLKYMKSQTILRRHMAKCVWKHPPGDEIYRKGAISVFEVDGKKNKIYCQNLCLLAKLFLDHKTLYYDVEPFLFYVMTEADNTGCHLVGYFSKEKNSFLNYNVSCILTMPQYMRQGYGKMLIDFSYLLSKVEEKVGSPERPLSDLGLISYRSYWKEVLLRYLHDFQGKEISIKEISQETAVNPVDIVSTLQSLQMLKYWKGKHLILKRQDLIDDWKTKEDKRGSNKTIDPVALKWSPPKGT from the exons AGAAATGCTGGTAGTAGCTCTGATGGTACAGAGGATTCAGACTTCTCTGCTGAGCACACAGACAGCTCTGAGAGTGATGCCCACACAATCAGGAATACCCGCCTGACTCGCTCCTCACTGCGACTCATCCGCAACTCACAAG ATTCAAGTCCTGTGGGGGACGCTTCTGCCCCGGTTTCAGAAGAGGTGGTGAACTTTTCCACCCGTCGTGTGACACGTAGTCAACAGCAGGGGGTGACAGTCTCGCCCAAGAAATACCCCCTGCGGCAGAGTCGCTCTTCTGGCTCAGACATGGAGCAGCATGGGGAAATCTCAGAGAGGG ACAGTAAACATGGGGTCGACCACGATGAGTCCCCACCTAGAACACCCACAGGCAACGCTCATTCCTCTGAGTCAGACATTGACATGTCCAGCCCAAATGTGTCTCATGATGAGAGTTTGGCAAAGGAGTTGTCACTAAAAGAATGTGGCCTCGCTCACCGTCCTAAACGCCGCCGCTTTCATGAGAGCTACAACTTCAACATGAAGTGTCCTACACCTGGTTGTAACTCACTTG GACATTTGACAGGGAAACATGAAAGGCACTTTTCAATATCTGGATGTCCGCTGTACCATAACCTTTCAGCAGATGAGTGTAAG GTGAAGGCAAGCTCTCGTGACAAACATGTGGAGGAAAGGACACTGTCACAACGGCAGGATGAGAACCGACATTCTGCTCGGCAACAG GCCCAATTAGAGCGACAGCTGCGGTATAAGGAAAAGGTGACAGAAATGAGGAGGAAGAGAAATTCTGTTCCTCTTAAAGAGCAAAAAGATAAGCACATG GAAAAACTCAGGCTCCAGGGACAGGTCACAGAAGGGGGCAACATGATCAAGACCATTGTGTTTGGTCGCTATGAGCTGGATACCTGGTACCACTCGCCATACCCTGAAGAGTATGCTCGACTTGGCCGTCTCTACATGTGCGAGTTCTGCCTCAAATACATGAAGAGTCAGACCATTCTGCGACGTCACATG GCCAAATGTGTGTGGAAACACCCACCAGGTGACGAGATTTACAGAAAAGGGGCGATATCTGTTTTTGAAGTGGACGGCAAGAAGAACAAG ATTTATTGCCAAAATCTATGTCTGCTGGCCAAGCTCTTCCTGGACCACAAAACATTATACTACGACGTGGAGCCTTTCCTATTTTATGTGATGACTGAAGCTGACAATACTGGCTGTCACCTTGTTGGATACTTCTCCAAG GAAAAGAATTCATTCCTGAACTACAATGTCTCCTGCATCCTGACTATGCCACAGTATATGAGGCAGGGTTATGGCAAGATGCTGATTGATTTCA GTTATCTACTGTCCAAAGTGGAAGAGAAGGTTGGCTCCCCTGAGCGCCCTCTCTCTGACCTGGGCCTCATCAGCTACAGAAGCTACTGGAAAGAAGTGCTCCTGCGCTACCTACACGACTTCCAGGGCAAAGAAATCTCCATTAAAG AAATCAGTCAAGAAACAGCTGTCAATCCTGTAGACATTGTCAGCACTTTACAGTCTCTCCAAATGCTGAAGTACTGGAAAGGGAAGCACTTGATCTTAAAAAGACAG GATCTGATTGATGATTGGAAAACCAAAGAGGACAAACGTGGAAGCAACAAGACTATTGACCCTGTGGCCTTGAAGTGGAGCCCACCCAAAGGAACTTAA
- the LOC127452317 gene encoding histone acetyltransferase KAT7-like isoform X2 encodes MPRRKRNAGSSSDGTEDSDFSAEHTDSSESDAHTIRNTRLTRSSLRLIRNSQDSSPVGDASAPVSEEVVNFSTRRVTRSQQQGVTVSPKKYPLRQSRSSGSDMEQHGEISERDSKHGVDHDESPPRTPTGNAHSSESDIDMSSPNVSHDESLAKELSLKECGLAHRPKRRRFHESYNFNMKCPTPGCNSLGHLTGKHERHFSISGCPLYHNLSADECKVKASSRDKHVEERTLSQRQDENRHSARQQAQLERQLRYKEKVTEMRRKRNSVPLKEQKDKHMEHRQTHGSSREPLLENITSDYDLELFKKAQEKLRLQGQVTEGGNMIKTIVFGRYELDTWYHSPYPEEYARLGRLYMCEFCLKYMKSQTILRRHMAKCVWKHPPGDEIYRKGAISVFEVDGKKNKIYCQNLCLLAKLFLDHKTLYYDVEPFLFYVMTEADNTGCHLVGYFSKEKNSFLNYNVSCILTMPQYMRQGYGKMLIDFSYLLSKVEEKVGSPERPLSDLGLISYRSYWKEVLLRYLHDFQGKEISIKEISQETAVNPVDIVSTLQSLQMLKYWKGKHLILKRQDLIDDWKTKEDKRGSNKTIDPVALKWSPPKGT; translated from the exons AGAAATGCTGGTAGTAGCTCTGATGGTACAGAGGATTCAGACTTCTCTGCTGAGCACACAGACAGCTCTGAGAGTGATGCCCACACAATCAGGAATACCCGCCTGACTCGCTCCTCACTGCGACTCATCCGCAACTCACAAG ATTCAAGTCCTGTGGGGGACGCTTCTGCCCCGGTTTCAGAAGAGGTGGTGAACTTTTCCACCCGTCGTGTGACACGTAGTCAACAGCAGGGGGTGACAGTCTCGCCCAAGAAATACCCCCTGCGGCAGAGTCGCTCTTCTGGCTCAGACATGGAGCAGCATGGGGAAATCTCAGAGAGGG ACAGTAAACATGGGGTCGACCACGATGAGTCCCCACCTAGAACACCCACAGGCAACGCTCATTCCTCTGAGTCAGACATTGACATGTCCAGCCCAAATGTGTCTCATGATGAGAGTTTGGCAAAGGAGTTGTCACTAAAAGAATGTGGCCTCGCTCACCGTCCTAAACGCCGCCGCTTTCATGAGAGCTACAACTTCAACATGAAGTGTCCTACACCTGGTTGTAACTCACTTG GACATTTGACAGGGAAACATGAAAGGCACTTTTCAATATCTGGATGTCCGCTGTACCATAACCTTTCAGCAGATGAGTGTAAG GTGAAGGCAAGCTCTCGTGACAAACATGTGGAGGAAAGGACACTGTCACAACGGCAGGATGAGAACCGACATTCTGCTCGGCAACAG GCCCAATTAGAGCGACAGCTGCGGTATAAGGAAAAGGTGACAGAAATGAGGAGGAAGAGAAATTCTGTTCCTCTTAAAGAGCAAAAAGATAAGCACATG GAGCACAGGCAGACCCATGGCAGCAGTCGTGAGCCCCTGCTTGAGAACATCACAAGTGACTATGACCTGGAGCTCTTTAAAAAAGCCCAG GAAAAACTCAGGCTCCAGGGACAGGTCACAGAAGGGGGCAACATGATCAAGACCATTGTGTTTGGTCGCTATGAGCTGGATACCTGGTACCACTCGCCATACCCTGAAGAGTATGCTCGACTTGGCCGTCTCTACATGTGCGAGTTCTGCCTCAAATACATGAAGAGTCAGACCATTCTGCGACGTCACATG GCCAAATGTGTGTGGAAACACCCACCAGGTGACGAGATTTACAGAAAAGGGGCGATATCTGTTTTTGAAGTGGACGGCAAGAAGAACAAG ATTTATTGCCAAAATCTATGTCTGCTGGCCAAGCTCTTCCTGGACCACAAAACATTATACTACGACGTGGAGCCTTTCCTATTTTATGTGATGACTGAAGCTGACAATACTGGCTGTCACCTTGTTGGATACTTCTCCAAG GAAAAGAATTCATTCCTGAACTACAATGTCTCCTGCATCCTGACTATGCCACAGTATATGAGGCAGGGTTATGGCAAGATGCTGATTGATTTCA GTTATCTACTGTCCAAAGTGGAAGAGAAGGTTGGCTCCCCTGAGCGCCCTCTCTCTGACCTGGGCCTCATCAGCTACAGAAGCTACTGGAAAGAAGTGCTCCTGCGCTACCTACACGACTTCCAGGGCAAAGAAATCTCCATTAAAG AAATCAGTCAAGAAACAGCTGTCAATCCTGTAGACATTGTCAGCACTTTACAGTCTCTCCAAATGCTGAAGTACTGGAAAGGGAAGCACTTGATCTTAAAAAGACAG GATCTGATTGATGATTGGAAAACCAAAGAGGACAAACGTGGAAGCAACAAGACTATTGACCCTGTGGCCTTGAAGTGGAGCCCACCCAAAGGAACTTAA
- the LOC127452317 gene encoding histone acetyltransferase KAT7-like isoform X1, with the protein MPRRKRNAGSSSDGTEDSDFSAEHTDSSESDAHTIRNTRLTRSSLRLIRNSQDSSPVGDASAPVSEEVVNFSTRRVTRSQQQGVTVSPKKYPLRQSRSSGSDMEQHGEISERDSKHGVDHDESPPRTPTGNAHSSESDIDMSSPNVSHDESLAKELSLKECGLAHRPKRRRFHESYNFNMKCPTPGCNSLGHLTGKHERHFSISGCPLYHNLSADECKVKASSRDKHVEERTLSQRQDENRHSARQQAQLERQLRYKEKVTEMRRKRNSVPLKEQKDKHMEHRQTHGSSREPLLENITSDYDLELFKKAQARASDDLEKLRLQGQVTEGGNMIKTIVFGRYELDTWYHSPYPEEYARLGRLYMCEFCLKYMKSQTILRRHMAKCVWKHPPGDEIYRKGAISVFEVDGKKNKIYCQNLCLLAKLFLDHKTLYYDVEPFLFYVMTEADNTGCHLVGYFSKEKNSFLNYNVSCILTMPQYMRQGYGKMLIDFSYLLSKVEEKVGSPERPLSDLGLISYRSYWKEVLLRYLHDFQGKEISIKEISQETAVNPVDIVSTLQSLQMLKYWKGKHLILKRQDLIDDWKTKEDKRGSNKTIDPVALKWSPPKGT; encoded by the exons AGAAATGCTGGTAGTAGCTCTGATGGTACAGAGGATTCAGACTTCTCTGCTGAGCACACAGACAGCTCTGAGAGTGATGCCCACACAATCAGGAATACCCGCCTGACTCGCTCCTCACTGCGACTCATCCGCAACTCACAAG ATTCAAGTCCTGTGGGGGACGCTTCTGCCCCGGTTTCAGAAGAGGTGGTGAACTTTTCCACCCGTCGTGTGACACGTAGTCAACAGCAGGGGGTGACAGTCTCGCCCAAGAAATACCCCCTGCGGCAGAGTCGCTCTTCTGGCTCAGACATGGAGCAGCATGGGGAAATCTCAGAGAGGG ACAGTAAACATGGGGTCGACCACGATGAGTCCCCACCTAGAACACCCACAGGCAACGCTCATTCCTCTGAGTCAGACATTGACATGTCCAGCCCAAATGTGTCTCATGATGAGAGTTTGGCAAAGGAGTTGTCACTAAAAGAATGTGGCCTCGCTCACCGTCCTAAACGCCGCCGCTTTCATGAGAGCTACAACTTCAACATGAAGTGTCCTACACCTGGTTGTAACTCACTTG GACATTTGACAGGGAAACATGAAAGGCACTTTTCAATATCTGGATGTCCGCTGTACCATAACCTTTCAGCAGATGAGTGTAAG GTGAAGGCAAGCTCTCGTGACAAACATGTGGAGGAAAGGACACTGTCACAACGGCAGGATGAGAACCGACATTCTGCTCGGCAACAG GCCCAATTAGAGCGACAGCTGCGGTATAAGGAAAAGGTGACAGAAATGAGGAGGAAGAGAAATTCTGTTCCTCTTAAAGAGCAAAAAGATAAGCACATG GAGCACAGGCAGACCCATGGCAGCAGTCGTGAGCCCCTGCTTGAGAACATCACAAGTGACTATGACCTGGAGCTCTTTAAAAAAGCCCAGGCACGTGCCTCGGATGATCTT GAAAAACTCAGGCTCCAGGGACAGGTCACAGAAGGGGGCAACATGATCAAGACCATTGTGTTTGGTCGCTATGAGCTGGATACCTGGTACCACTCGCCATACCCTGAAGAGTATGCTCGACTTGGCCGTCTCTACATGTGCGAGTTCTGCCTCAAATACATGAAGAGTCAGACCATTCTGCGACGTCACATG GCCAAATGTGTGTGGAAACACCCACCAGGTGACGAGATTTACAGAAAAGGGGCGATATCTGTTTTTGAAGTGGACGGCAAGAAGAACAAG ATTTATTGCCAAAATCTATGTCTGCTGGCCAAGCTCTTCCTGGACCACAAAACATTATACTACGACGTGGAGCCTTTCCTATTTTATGTGATGACTGAAGCTGACAATACTGGCTGTCACCTTGTTGGATACTTCTCCAAG GAAAAGAATTCATTCCTGAACTACAATGTCTCCTGCATCCTGACTATGCCACAGTATATGAGGCAGGGTTATGGCAAGATGCTGATTGATTTCA GTTATCTACTGTCCAAAGTGGAAGAGAAGGTTGGCTCCCCTGAGCGCCCTCTCTCTGACCTGGGCCTCATCAGCTACAGAAGCTACTGGAAAGAAGTGCTCCTGCGCTACCTACACGACTTCCAGGGCAAAGAAATCTCCATTAAAG AAATCAGTCAAGAAACAGCTGTCAATCCTGTAGACATTGTCAGCACTTTACAGTCTCTCCAAATGCTGAAGTACTGGAAAGGGAAGCACTTGATCTTAAAAAGACAG GATCTGATTGATGATTGGAAAACCAAAGAGGACAAACGTGGAAGCAACAAGACTATTGACCCTGTGGCCTTGAAGTGGAGCCCACCCAAAGGAACTTAA